Genomic DNA from Dehalogenimonas lykanthroporepellens BL-DC-9:
CCCCGGGCATCGAGGGTGAACTGGGTATTCTGCCGCATCACACCCCTTTGATGACGGCTTTGAAGACCGGCGAACTTCGCGCCCGTAAGGGGAGTGAGGAGTTTCTGCTGTTGGTTTCCGGGGGGTTCCTGGAAGTCAGACCCGACCGGGTCATCGTTCTGGCTGACGTGGCGGAACGGGCCGAGGAAATTGACCTGTCCCGCGCCCAGGAAGCCCGGGACAAGGCTGAAAAGCGCATGGCAGAAAAATATCAGCCGGGAGAGGATGCCGCAGAATCCGAGGCGGCGTTACACCGGGCCATGGCTCGACTGGCTATCGCCGAAAAAGCCAAGCGGCGAGGCCGGAGCGCTCCCCCCAAAGTCGGTTGATTACCGCATTCTGAAAAAGAGAAAAGCCCTCCGTCAGCGGAGGGCTTTTTAGTATGCTTAAATCTTCGGGTCAGGGGACGAAATCATAGACGCCAGACGGACATAGTCAAGCTATGTCCTGGAAATGACGGATGAATGACAGAGGGGTGCGGAACTACAGGATTTCAAGACGGGCTTTGATGCCGGCCTTGGCCGCTTTCACCCGGATGAGGGTGCGCATGGCCTGAGCGATGCGGCCCTGTTTGCCGATGATGCGACCCTTGTCGCCGTCGTCGACCTGCAGGGTTATCTTCAGCCCTTCTTCTTCCTGT
This window encodes:
- a CDS encoding ATP synthase F1, epsilon subunit (KEGG: det:DET0565 ATP synthase F1, epsilon subunit~TIGRFAM: ATP synthase F1, epsilon subunit~PFAM: ATPase, F1 complex, delta/epsilon subunit-like) — protein: MATLKLEIVTPERQVFSDDVDIVVAPGIEGELGILPHHTPLMTALKTGELRARKGSEEFLLLVSGGFLEVRPDRVIVLADVAERAEEIDLSRAQEARDKAEKRMAEKYQPGEDAAESEAALHRAMARLAIAEKAKRRGRSAPPKVG
- a CDS encoding conserved hypothetical protein (KEGG: deg:DehalGT_0504 hypothetical protein), producing the protein MKELVEFIAKSLADKPEAVVVTEEQEEEGLKITLQVDDGDKGRIIGKQGRIAQAMRTLIRVKAAKAGIKARLEIL